The genomic stretch AAATGCGAACTGGCCAGAAGCTCTGTCCTAAAATACTGATTCAGAAATGCATGATCAAGAGAAGACTCTCAGAAAGCCTCTAGATGAGTGTGGAGAGATCTGTGAGTGTATCATACAATACAATCATCAGGCccaacgttctgaccacctccttgtttctgtgctcagtgtccactttatcagctccacttactgtatagctgcactttgtagttcttcagtggtcaggacccccatggaccctcacagagcaggtactatttgggtgatgggtcattctcagcactgcaataacactgacatggttgtggtggtgtgttagtgtgtgttgcgctggtctgagtggatcagacacagcagtgctgctggagtttttaaacacctcagtgttgctgctggactgagaacagtccaccaaccaaagatatccagccaacagcgtcctgtgggcagcgtcctgtgggcagcgtcctgtgggcagcgtcctgtggccactgatggaggactagaagatgaccaacacaaactgtgcagcagcagatgagctgtcgtctctgactctacatctacaaggtggaccgacaaggtaggagtgcctaatagagtggacagtgagtggacacagtgtttaaatactccagcagcactgctgtgcctgatccactgaaaccagcgcaacacacactaacacaaaaccactacgtcagtgttactgcagtactgagaatgacccaccacccatatagcacctgctctgtgagggtccatcggggtcctgaccactgaagaacagggtaacagagtatcagagaaacagatggactacagtctgtaactgtagaactacagagtgcagctatacagtaagtggagctgataagatggacagtgagcgcagaaacaaggaggtggtcagaacgttctgcctgatcagtgtagcTCTTACACAGGATAAAGGAGGAAGCCAGTGAAAGTGGTCGAGTTATTTGAATTGTCATAGAGTTTGTAGGTTGCTGAGAGGCTGGTGTAAACTACATCTCCCACCTCCAGCTCCAGAGCGATGCCGTTGTTTATAAACTCATGGAAGCCGTGGGTGTTATATGCACCAGTATGGATGAGTGTTCGGTCATTCTTATGTAAATTAACAGACATCGCATTGGAGCTCAGGTAGCCGAGAGCTGTGAACCGGAAATAGtagattcccttcactggagccgTGAAAACTCCtacgaaaaaaaaaatatatcattaactttattaataatGCCCATTAAAGTTATTAGTCTGATAAAGAAGCTGTTTTTAATGGGGAAAGATGATGATTTTTAATATCTGGTATACGTACCTGTGGCTGAGTTGTAAGCTTGGCCAACATTTGTGAAGACTTTGCTGAAGACCAGCTTAGTCTGAACATCGAAGGGTCCCACTGTTCCAGAATCAGTCAGAGCAGCTGAAAAAGCCACCTTTGGCCTCTCTGAAACCACAGAGGTAATGAGTAACTCTCCACTGGTGTCTCATTAATAAGAATACAAATAAAAGACAGACTTGTATCAGTGACGCTTTGTTTtgagtgttctctgtagatgaaaCAGACTGTCGGTATCGTATCAGTGATGTAGcacattcagtattcagtacattttcaagagatttttaattatattacggttggttagtgtagtggttaacacctctgccttctacgctgtagactggggttcaatccccacctgggtaaccaccctacactataccaataagagtccttgggcaggactcccaacaccaccttcacctacttgtgtaaattgatcaaactgtaagtcgctctggataagagcgtcagccaaatgccataaatgatgtaatataaaaatagttcaaatgtaattaacttccacacaaaatgtgtttacaaTCTGCTGAATTTGGTTTTTCACTTTGTTTGGATTCCTGTTCAGGTCTGTAGATGTTGAACTGAGAGAAACCGAAGATTAACAGGTTTAATAAGACCATCAACATCCTCAACCAGCtcatacagacacactgacaccatCCTGGACCTGGAGCTTCACCGGATTAGGGtttggttagggttaggattaaagccagggtgagggttgagGCTaaagtgagggttaggattaaagccagggtgagggttaggattaggttttagttTGATATTAAGATCAGGAATAaggccaaggtgagggttaggattaggttttagttTGATATTAAGATCAGGAATAaggccaaggtgagggttaggattaggttttagttTAATATTAAGATCAGGAATAAGGCCAAGGTGagggctaggattaggttttagttTGATATTAAGATCAGGAATAaggccaaggtgagggttaggattaggtgttgagtagaggttaaggttaaggtcaagattagggccaaggtgagggttaggattaggttttgagtagaggttaaggttaaggtcaagattagggccaaggtgagggttaggattaggttttgagtagaggttaaggttaaggtcaggattagggccagggtgaggtatagggttaggttttaggttgaggttaaggttaggattagggccagggttagtattagggccagagtcagggttaggatttggttTAGGTTGGGATTTTCTTAGTGGAAGTCTACATCTagttaatgtaagtaatgtatcaacagtacaTCTTGAAGATATTTACTCCAGTGTACtgagatg from Pygocentrus nattereri isolate fPygNat1 chromosome 23, fPygNat1.pri, whole genome shotgun sequence encodes the following:
- the LOC108443759 gene encoding complement C1q-like protein 4; protein product: MTGAVVPLLLLWLLQVTFGNTQPQETESLSSLFIQRDISAELTSLKDLVNQQGTTLEELKTELVKMQKENAAQETELSALKTRLAVSQQELENLKEKNAERPKVAFSAALTDSGTVGPFDVQTKLVFSKVFTNVGQAYNSATGVFTAPVKGIYYFRFTALGYLSSNAMSVNLHKNDRTLIHTGAYNTHGFHEFINNGIALELEVGDVVYTSLSATYKLYDNSNNSTTFTGFLLYPV